The following coding sequences are from one Novosphingobium sp. Gsoil 351 window:
- a CDS encoding transposase domain-containing protein encodes MRLKPTARRSSPGAYRWRAPAAIYSVIDTVKINGIWPQAYIADVIPKIVANWPAKRWDELLTWNWQPPINSTSRRQPDPCLRIMVMKRLPLHADILPWLWRCRTFQSP; translated from the coding sequence TTGCGCCTCAAGCCGACCGCAAGGCGGAGTTCGCCGGGCGCTTACCGGTGGCGGGCACCCGCCGCAATCTATTCGGTCATTGACACCGTCAAGATAAACGGCATTTGGCCGCAAGCCTACATCGCCGACGTCATCCCCAAAATCGTCGCCAACTGGCCCGCGAAGCGCTGGGACGAGTTGCTAACCTGGAACTGGCAACCACCGATCAACAGCACATCGCGCAGGCAGCCTGACCCGTGCCTGCGGATCATGGTAATGAAAAGACTGCCGCTACACGCTGACATATTGCCTTGGCTTTGGCGATGCCGAACGTTCCAATCACCTTAG
- the rarD gene encoding EamA family transporter RarD gives MDEAEHGVDRSDRSKLRKGVVFATVAYLIYGIMPFYMKQLQAVAPGQIMAHRVIWSVLLLVIIVSVIRRWKIVRSAASMRMVCVFTITAALIGTNWLVYIWAVLHNFVLETSLGFFITPLMTVLLGVLALKERLSRMQVLAVALAGFGVAALAIGQGGSLWIALALAVTFSTAGLIRKIAPLDPLCALLIETSIMAPLAIVWLGWNAAHGQPVFEASLGQNALLVLTGVVTALPLLLFSSAAKMMPYSLAGQFQYLGPTLQFLQAVLLFHEPFRPLHMFTFGCIWVGLAIFTFDTVRAGLAFGRNSEAYAEGGGMITSAHSNLEGRCRERSTGPWQCISMPWVGKRRGRLGEIFRWQRVFDGIWPSQFFLARQSKVIGTFGIAKAKAICQRVAAVFSLP, from the coding sequence ATGGATGAAGCCGAGCACGGAGTCGACCGATCGGATCGAAGCAAATTACGAAAGGGAGTCGTCTTCGCGACGGTTGCTTATCTGATCTACGGGATCATGCCTTTTTACATGAAGCAGCTCCAGGCGGTTGCGCCAGGGCAGATAATGGCCCATCGCGTCATTTGGTCCGTGCTCCTGCTCGTCATAATCGTAAGCGTCATCCGTCGATGGAAGATCGTGCGTTCAGCCGCCAGTATGCGTATGGTCTGTGTGTTTACGATTACCGCGGCCCTCATCGGCACAAACTGGCTGGTTTACATTTGGGCCGTCCTTCACAATTTTGTACTCGAGACCAGTCTAGGATTCTTCATCACCCCACTCATGACGGTGCTCCTCGGAGTCTTGGCGCTAAAGGAACGGTTGAGCCGAATGCAGGTGCTTGCGGTTGCACTCGCCGGTTTCGGCGTCGCTGCCCTCGCCATTGGACAGGGCGGGAGTTTGTGGATCGCCTTGGCCCTGGCCGTGACGTTTAGCACCGCTGGCCTGATCCGCAAGATCGCCCCACTCGATCCGCTTTGCGCGCTGTTGATCGAGACTTCAATCATGGCACCGCTGGCGATTGTGTGGCTTGGGTGGAATGCAGCGCATGGGCAGCCGGTCTTCGAGGCCTCGTTGGGCCAGAATGCTCTGCTGGTGTTGACCGGAGTGGTGACAGCGCTCCCGCTGCTGCTCTTTTCTTCGGCCGCCAAGATGATGCCTTATTCCCTTGCAGGTCAATTCCAGTACCTTGGACCCACGCTTCAGTTTCTGCAGGCGGTTTTGCTGTTTCACGAACCGTTCCGACCGCTCCACATGTTCACCTTCGGTTGCATCTGGGTTGGCCTTGCCATCTTCACCTTCGACACGGTGCGTGCGGGCCTGGCATTCGGACGGAATTCCGAGGCGTATGCCGAAGGGGGAGGCATGATCACTTCGGCACACTCCAACCTTGAAGGGCGGTGCCGGGAGCGATCGACTGGTCCGTGGCAATGCATATCAATGCCTTGGGTCGGCAAACGCAGGGGGCGGCTCGGAGAAATCTTTCGCTGGCAGCGCGTTTTCGACGGCATTTGGCCTAGCCAGTTTTTCTTGGCGAGGCAATCTAAGGTGATTGGAACGTTCGGCATCGCCAAAGCCAAGGCAATATGTCAGCGTGTAGCGGCAGTCTTTTCATTACCATGA
- a CDS encoding transposase: MFSGPERRRRWREEERLRILAEAFSPSNCVAGVYRRHDVFSALIYIWRRKHREEHAEPAPGDLTGPGFAEAMVVDAQRSQNSPAKPTLLAQETQ, encoded by the coding sequence GTGTTTTCGGGTCCTGAGCGGCGTCGGCGGTGGCGTGAGGAGGAGCGACTGCGGATTCTTGCCGAGGCTTTTTCGCCGAGTAACTGTGTCGCCGGGGTTTACCGGCGCCACGATGTCTTTTCGGCGTTGATCTACATCTGGCGACGCAAGCACCGCGAGGAGCACGCCGAACCGGCGCCCGGCGATCTAACCGGGCCAGGATTTGCCGAGGCCATGGTGGTTGACGCACAAAGATCGCAGAACTCCCCTGCGAAGCCAACTCTACTCGCTCAAGAAACTCAATGA
- a CDS encoding TonB-dependent receptor yields MREQYQRNRVALFLCAGSTALLAPSFAWAQAAASQTTVQPSEAQTSANQADEPTSQLGDIVVTATRREAKLQDVPVAVTAITGDGLAAADVSTLRTLTQIVPGFIGSRNMGVFQPVVRGVGSTGISIGDEPNIATYVDGVYQPESAANWIDLVEVERVEVLRGPQGTTFGRNATGGLINVITPDPSFDFHGKASVRAGRMRNDAGDYDARFYVTGPIGDTVAVDLASLYRKNEGYIKDLVRGGGLGDQRVIDIRSKLLVKPADNLKVVLTGEYFDQDSTTNSPQPLNGQTLGKSFPGAIIPTKAWQASLTRVPRLDLRRWTGALHVSLDLGAVNLESTSGYLKLKWYQETDGDASNIDISNFPANFFVESGSSELKLSSANPGPFQWIVGGYFYQFGGHSDLLPVSTRTPPSPLVGPFLQPELAGRSFAGFADGTYELGEGFFVNLGGRYSTETRHFTQRVNGTVVVNDVSKTFNKFNYKVGLRYEIAPRTNVYATHSTAFKSGVYNMAATVSTPVNPEEIKAYEAGLKTDPLPWLRMNLAGYYYDYKNLQLQAKAANSPAYILQNAANAEIYGGELETFFSVADGLKLRAAVAYTHARYQDFTAAQGFVPLSNGSNNVVTVDASGNVMTRAPKWSGNVGADYKGELGGGTLGASANVSFSSRVYYDFLNTKAFSQPSYTLANASVSWSPPSEKWKAGLWVTNLTNEKVLQTVRPGAFDTDGFYEQPRKVGASFEVRF; encoded by the coding sequence AGCGCCAATCAGGCTGACGAGCCGACTTCTCAGCTCGGGGATATCGTCGTAACTGCAACCCGGCGCGAGGCCAAGCTGCAAGACGTACCCGTCGCGGTCACGGCGATAACCGGCGACGGGCTGGCAGCAGCAGACGTATCGACGCTCAGGACCTTGACCCAGATCGTCCCTGGATTCATCGGCAGCCGCAACATGGGAGTGTTCCAGCCCGTGGTCCGTGGGGTCGGGTCGACCGGCATCTCGATTGGCGACGAACCGAATATCGCGACTTACGTCGATGGCGTCTATCAGCCGGAATCAGCCGCGAACTGGATCGACCTCGTCGAGGTCGAGCGTGTCGAGGTCCTGCGCGGCCCGCAGGGGACAACCTTCGGCAGAAATGCCACGGGCGGCCTGATCAACGTGATCACGCCCGATCCGAGCTTTGACTTCCACGGCAAGGCTTCGGTGCGCGCCGGCCGCATGCGCAACGACGCTGGCGACTACGACGCGCGCTTCTATGTCACCGGCCCGATCGGCGACACCGTAGCGGTCGACCTTGCCTCGCTGTATCGCAAAAACGAGGGCTACATCAAGGACTTGGTCCGCGGCGGTGGGCTCGGCGATCAGCGGGTCATCGATATTCGCAGCAAGCTGTTGGTGAAGCCGGCCGACAATCTCAAGGTGGTGCTGACGGGTGAATACTTCGATCAGGATAGCACGACCAATTCGCCGCAGCCCCTTAACGGGCAAACGCTCGGTAAATCCTTCCCGGGTGCCATCATCCCGACCAAGGCGTGGCAGGCTTCACTCACCCGGGTACCCAGGCTCGACTTGCGCAGGTGGACCGGGGCACTCCACGTTTCGCTCGATCTTGGAGCCGTGAATCTCGAGTCGACCAGCGGCTACCTCAAGCTGAAGTGGTACCAGGAGACCGACGGAGATGCGTCGAACATCGATATCTCTAATTTCCCCGCGAATTTCTTCGTTGAATCGGGGAGTTCGGAACTGAAGCTCAGCTCCGCAAATCCCGGACCCTTTCAGTGGATTGTGGGGGGCTACTTCTACCAGTTCGGCGGGCATTCCGACTTGCTTCCAGTGTCGACGAGGACGCCGCCCAGCCCGCTGGTCGGCCCCTTTCTGCAGCCGGAGCTCGCCGGCCGCTCGTTTGCAGGCTTCGCCGATGGCACCTACGAGCTCGGGGAGGGATTCTTCGTCAATCTGGGGGGGCGCTATTCGACCGAGACGCGCCATTTCACGCAACGGGTCAACGGCACGGTCGTCGTCAACGACGTGAGCAAAACGTTCAACAAGTTCAACTATAAGGTGGGGCTGCGCTACGAGATAGCGCCGCGGACCAATGTCTACGCAACGCACAGCACGGCATTCAAGAGCGGCGTCTACAATATGGCGGCAACTGTAAGCACACCGGTCAACCCAGAAGAGATTAAGGCCTACGAGGCGGGCCTGAAGACCGATCCATTGCCCTGGCTCAGAATGAACCTGGCCGGCTATTACTATGACTACAAGAACCTTCAGCTCCAGGCGAAGGCGGCCAATAGTCCGGCGTATATTCTGCAGAACGCCGCCAACGCCGAAATCTATGGCGGCGAGCTCGAAACCTTTTTCAGCGTCGCTGACGGGCTCAAGCTTCGCGCTGCAGTGGCCTACACACATGCGCGATACCAGGATTTTACCGCTGCCCAAGGCTTCGTCCCGCTTTCCAATGGCAGCAACAACGTTGTAACGGTCGATGCCTCAGGCAACGTCATGACCCGCGCGCCCAAGTGGTCTGGGAATGTCGGCGCGGATTACAAGGGCGAACTGGGCGGTGGTACGTTGGGTGCGAGCGCCAACGTCTCATTCAGTTCGCGGGTATATTACGACTTTCTCAATACAAAGGCTTTTTCACAGCCGTCTTATACCCTCGCCAACGCATCTGTTTCCTGGTCTCCGCCAAGCGAAAAATGGAAGGCGGGTCTGTGGGTAACAAATCTGACGAACGAAAAAGTTCTTCAGACCGTGAGGCCTGGGGCATTCGACACGGACGGATTTTACGAGCAGCCACGTAAGGTCGGCGCATCATTCGAAGTGCGATTCTGA
- a CDS encoding 2-keto-4-pentenoate hydratase: protein MPDEPDLIAAHAQRLFTARITCTTTDLVTSIWPTVTTRESQRIAEATLALSGERQVGFKLGYTSQAMRRQMNIDVPNFGRLEQRMDCSNEVTVPLIHPRIEPEVALRIGRDIDFVPRSDEEALMVIDAAIPSLEIVDTRYHDYVFTFEDNVADNSSAAGFVLGAPCSPRMIAGDGCGVLLTTPSGEHLAGHSSAAMGGTLAAFRWLCTELQRIGETIAAGSIILTGGLTAAPYLKRGMPISAAFVGMGCVELCW, encoded by the coding sequence ATGCCCGACGAACCGGATTTGATCGCTGCCCACGCACAGCGCCTCTTCACCGCGCGCATAACGTGCACGACGACCGATCTCGTCACCAGCATATGGCCTACAGTGACGACGCGTGAGAGCCAGCGCATCGCGGAAGCGACGCTGGCCCTGTCGGGCGAACGTCAAGTGGGCTTCAAGCTCGGCTACACCAGCCAAGCCATGCGCAGGCAGATGAATATCGACGTGCCGAATTTTGGCCGACTGGAACAGCGCATGGACTGCAGCAACGAGGTTACAGTGCCGTTGATCCATCCGCGCATCGAACCGGAGGTAGCGCTGCGCATTGGCCGAGACATCGACTTCGTACCCCGATCCGACGAAGAGGCGCTGATGGTCATCGACGCCGCAATTCCGTCGCTGGAAATTGTGGACACCCGCTATCACGACTATGTCTTCACCTTCGAGGACAATGTGGCGGACAACAGCTCCGCCGCCGGCTTCGTTCTCGGGGCACCGTGCTCTCCTCGTATGATCGCAGGCGACGGCTGCGGGGTTTTGCTAACCACCCCGAGCGGCGAACATCTTGCGGGCCATTCGTCTGCTGCGATGGGGGGGACGTTAGCGGCCTTCAGGTGGCTTTGCACGGAACTTCAACGGATTGGAGAAACTATAGCAGCCGGCTCGATCATCTTGACGGGTGGCCTGACGGCAGCGCCCTATTTGAAGCGAGGCATGCCGATTAGCGCGGCTTTTGTCGGCATGGGCTGTGTGGAACTTTGCTGGTGA